The stretch of DNA CCCGGCCTAGAAGGAGCACCGAGATGGCGCATCGGAGGGACGACGAAACGAGGCGGGTACGCATTGCGACCCGGGGCAGCGCGCTGGCGATGGCGCAGTCGAGGTTGGTCGCGGGGTTGTGCCGGGACGCGGACGGGCGGCTGGAGGTGGGGTTGCAGGTGATCAAGACCACGGGGGACAGGATGCAGGCGGCGTCGTGGCGCGCCTCCGGGCAGACACTGCCGAAGGGGCTGTTCACGAAGGAACTCGAGGTGGCCTTGATCGAGGGTGAGGCGGACCTGGCGGTGCACAGCTTGAAGGATCTGCCCACCGAACTGCCGGACGGCCTGCGTCTGGGCGGCGTGCTGCTTCGGGCTGACCCGAGGGATGTGCTGGTGGGCCGTCGCGGTTGGGACGTGCGGTGTCCCGGCGGCGGCATGGAAGCGTTGCGGGAGGGGGCGGTGGTGGCGACGAGCAGCACCCGGCGGGCGGCGCAGTTGCGGTGGCGACGTCCCGACATTCGGATCGTGGGAATCCGCGGGAACGTGCCGACGCGGTTGGCGAAGCTGGCGGCGACGCAGGAATTCGATGCCACGCTGCTGGCGGCGGCGGGTTTGGAGCGGTTGGGGATCCGGCTCGACGCCGAAGGGCGGGTCCTCGAAGCGGAGGATGGAAGCGTCGGGGGATGGGGGTTGGAACTGCGCGGTCGTCCTCTTGACCTGGAGGAGATGCTGCCTGCGCCCGGCCAGGCGGCGATCGGTCTGGAGATCCGCAAGGGCGATCGGCGATTGCTGGCTCTTTGCCGGCGAATCGAGGACGCCGTCAGCCGGGAGTGTGTGGAGGCTGAGCGGGCTTTTCTGGCGGGCTTCGGCGGCGGCTGCCTGAGTCCGGTGGCGGCCTGGGCCCGGGTCGAGGGCGAGGCGTTGCGTTTGCGGGCGGTGGCTTTCGAAGGCGAGCGACGGTGGGAAGGAACCGGAAATGCGCCGGTGTCCGGGGCCCGGCGGTTGGGCCGCACGATGGGTCGGGAGGCCCGGCGGGCGCTGGCGCGACGGAGCGGCTGAGTCCCGGGGGCGTCTTGAACCCTGGTCAGCGGGTGGGGTCTGAAGCGAGCAGGGCGGCCACCAGCCCGTCGAGGGTGTGGGGTCGTGCCTCGGCCGCGGGGCTCAGGTCGAGGGCGGTGATGGCCTTGGAGGTCTCGGGTCCGATCGAGGCCAGACGGAGCTGTGGATGGCGGGCAAGGAGGGCGGTCAGGGGGAAGCGCTTGTGGAAATGCTCGACGGTCGAGGCACTGGTGAAGGTGATCCAGTCCACGCCCTCCTCGAGCCAGCGCGCGTGGGGGTCTGACGGGGAAGCGGGTGCGGCGAGGGTCTCGTAGAAGGCGACATCGTCCACGATGGCACCGTGCTTCTCGAGTTCGCGGCAGACGTCGGGATTGGCCACCTGGGCGCGGGCGAGGAGGATGCGGAGGTTGTCGAGGCTTTCCTGTTCGGCGATGGCGGCGGCGAGGTGGCGCCCGAGGAATTCGGAGGGGACGGCGTCGGCACGGACGTGGAAGTCGCGGAGACGGGCGACGGTGGCGGGCCCGACGGCGGCCAGACGGGCACGTCCGAGGGTGCGGATGTCGTCGTAGGCAGCGAGGAGGGCACCGAAGAAGGCGGACACGCCGTTGGGGCTGCTGAAGACGATCCAGTCGTATTCGCCCAGGCCGGCGAGCGCCTCGACGACGGGTTGCCGGGCGGTGGGGGCCTGGATGGCGATGGCGGGGATTTCAAGGACTTCGGCGCCCAGTTCTTCGAGGCGGGCGGTGAGGTCGGCGGCCTGTTCACGGCGGCGAGTGACGACGATACGCCGGCCGAACAGGGGGCGTTTTTCGAACCAGTTGAGGTGGTCGCGGAGGCGGACGACCTCGCCGACGACCGCCAGGGCGGGGGCGGCGAGGCCGACGGTACGAACCTTTTCGGCGATGTCGGCCAGGGAGCCGGTGACCGTCTGCTGGCGGGCGGTGGTGCCCCAGCGGATGACGGCCACGGGGGTGGTTGGGGGGAGGCCTCCGGCGACGAGGGCCTCCACGATGGCAGGCAGTCGTTCGAGGCCCATGAGGATGACTTTCGTGCCATGGGCCCGGGCCACTGCGCCCCAGTCCACCATGGATCCCGGCTTGCCGGGATCTTCATGACCAGTGACCACGGTGACGGCCGAGGCGTATTCGCGGTGAGTGACGGGAATGCCGGCGGAGGCGGGTGCAGCCAGGAATGAAGAGACGCCCGGGACGATCTCGAAGGGGATCCCGGCGTCGGCGAGTTCCTCGGCCTCTTCGCCGCCGCGTCCGAAGAGGCAGGGATCGCCGCCCTTGAGGCGGACCACTGTGCGGCCTGCGCGGGCATGCTCGATGAGCAGGCGGTTGATGTCCTCCTGAGAGCGGGGAGGGGCGGGCGGGGTCGGGCGGGCCGGAATGGACTCGGCCTGGGGCGGGGCATGTCGGATCAGGAGCGCGGTGGGAACCAAGGCGTCATGCACCACCACGTCCGCGCGTCCGAGGACCTGAGCCCCGCGGAGTGTTAGGAGTGACGGATCGCCCGGACCTGCGCCCACGAGATAAACCTTCCCCGGCTTGCCATGCGCCATGCGGGGCAAGGTAACGGGAGAGGAGTGCGCTGGGCAAACAGGGGTGCGATTTGGTGTGGGCGGATGGCCCCGAGGCTTTGGCGAGCTGGTTGGCTTGAGAAGAATGAGAGTAACACTGGGATAATATTGTTGACTATGCAGACAACACTCCCGGCATCATATTGTTGACTATTTAGGCAAATAGACCGGCACTCTATTGTTGACGGACGTATACATACAAAACGCCCTGCACGTAGTTATTGACTGTCTAATAAGAATTGACCGACCTATTATATTATATTACTTGTTGACGATCGGAGATCAGGGCGTCCCAGGCGGGACGATGAGATTCAAGGGGGGGCGGGCAGAGGAATGTGCGGCAACAATAAAGAGTCGGACTCTATAAATTGGTTAGTGGTTAGAGTTCACCCGGCCCCGAGGCCTGAATTTCCCGCCAAGCGCCTCGTGCAGGATTCGCGCGACGGGTGCCTCGTCGCCCCAAAAACCAGCAGCTTACTGCATGGTTACGGCTTAGAGGACCCGGGTCCAGCGGACCTTGAGGTAGCGGCTTTCGGGGCAGGTGGAGAGGACGGGGTGGTCGGGGGCGGCGCCGGTGCGGTCGAGGAACTGGAGTCGTCGTCCCTGCCGGTGGGCGGCCTTGATCACGATCCGGTCGAATTCGTCCTCGTCCACCATCCCGGAGCAGGAGCAGGTCACGAAGAGGCCGCCGGGACGGACCAGGGAAAGGCCGAGGATGTTGAGGTCCTCGTACTTCTTCGTGCCGCCGTCGGTGTCTTCGCGGTCGAAGACGAGCTTGGGGGGGTCGAGGACCACCACGTCCCAGCGTTCGCGGTTCTTCTGCATCTGGCGGCACCAGGTGAAGGCGTCGCAGTGGATCCACTCGATGCGGGCCTGATTGAGGTTGGCGTTGCGGCGGGCGCGGGCGATGGCGGTTTCGTCGAGGTCCACACCGGTCACTTCGGTTGCCTCTCCTGCGATCCTGGCGGCGAGTGCAAACCCGCCGGTGTAGCAGCAGAGGTCGAGGACGCGGGCGCCGCGGGTGAAGGCGGTGAGGCGACGTCGGTTGTCGCGCTGGTCGCAGAAGAAGCCGGTCTTGTGGCCCTCCGCGAAGTCCACTTCGTGGCGGATGCCGTGTTCGCGGATCTTGACCGACTGGAGCGGGGGCGGGGGAGCGCCGGCGCGGCGGATGCCTTCGAAGCGGGCGGCTCGTTCGTCGACCTCGATCACGGCATGGCGGGTTCCGAGGCGGCGATGGAGATGATCCAGCCAGTTGGGGAGGCGTTGGAAGACGCCGAGGCTGTGGACGGAGACGCTGAGGACATCGGCGAAGCGGTCCACGACGAGGCCGCTGAGGCTGTCGCCATCGGAGTGGACGACGCGGTAGGCGTCGGTGTGGTCGGGGAGGCGGAGGACGTCATGGCGCAGGGCGACAGCGCGGTCGAGTTGATCGAGGAGGTGCTGTTCGGTAACGGCGTCGGGTCCGTGGTGGAGGACGCGGAGGGGGACGCGCGCGCGGGGATGGTAGAAGCCGGCACCGAAGGGGTAGCCGTCCTTGTCGTAGACGGCGACCAGGGAACCGGGGGTGGCGTCGGGGGACGCTCCTCGGATCATGGCCGGGTAGAGGGTTGGGTGATAGCTGAAGGTGCGGAGTTGCACCCAGGGGGTGCGGCGTTCGGTGGGGGGATGGGCGGGGGCAGGGACGGGCGGGGGCATGGCGGAGGGAGGGGGCGCGGGGTTATTCCCGGATCTGTCCGGTGCCGGTGCCGATCCACTTGTACGTGCAGAGTTCGTCGAGGCCCATGGGGCCGCGGGCGCCGAGTTTGTCGGTGCTGATGCCGATTTCGGCGCCCATGCCGAACTCGGCGCCATCGGTGAACCGGGTGGAGGCATTCCAGTACACGGCGGCGGAATCGACTTCGAGAAGGAAGCGGCGGGCGGCGGCCTCGTTGCGGGTGACGATGGATTCGGAGTGGGCGGAGCCGTGGCGGCTGATGTGGGCGATGGCGTCGCCGAGGCCGTCCACAACGCGGACATTGAGGATGAGATCGTTGTATTCGCGGGACCAGTCGTCGGGCTGGGCGGCGACGAGTTTTCCCTCGGGGGGGCGGCCTTTCATGCCGAGGAGGGTGCGGGTGGGGACATCGGTGCGGAGTTCGACCCCGCGTTCCCAGAGTTGGGCGGCGAGGGAAGGAAGGAACCCGGTGGCGATGGGCCAGTCCACGAGGACGGTTTCGGCGGCATTGCAGGTGGAGGGGCGCTGGCATTTGGCATTGACGACGATGGCCTCGGCCATGGCCGGGTCGGCCTCGCGATCCACGAAGATGTGGCAGACGCCCTTGTAATGTTTGATGACGGGGACCTTGGAGCAGTCGGTGACGGCGCGGATGAGGCCTTCGCCACCGCGGGGGATGCAGAGGTCCACCAGGTCGGGATGGGAAAGCAGGGCGGGGATGGCTTCGCGGTCGGGGACGGGGACGACCTGGATGGCGTGTTCGGGGAAGGCGGGAACGGCGTCGCGGGCGGCGGCGACCATGGTGGCGGCGATGAGGCGATTCGAGTGGAGGGCTTCCTTGCCGCCGCGGAGGATGGTGGCGTTGCCGGTTTTGAAGCAGAGGCTGGCGGCGTCGGCGGTGACGTTGGGGCGCGACTCGTAGATGATGACGATGACGCCGATGGGAGTGGCGACTTTCTGGAGACGGAGGCCATTGGGGCGGGTGCGATCGTCGAGGACACGTCCGACCGGATCGGGGAGGGCGGCGACATCGCGGAGGCCCTGGGCCATGGCGGCGACGCGTTTCCCGTCGAGTTTGAGGCGGTCGAGCATGGCGGCGGACAGGCCGAGTTCGCGTCCGGTCTCGAGGTCGCGGGCGTTGGCGTCGAGCAGCGCGGGGAGGGCGCGATCGAGGGCGTCGGCCATGGCCCGGAGGCAGGCGTCCTTGTCGGCGGTGGACAGTTTGGCGAGACCGCGGGAGGCGCATTTGGCCTCCGCGGCGAGGAGCCTCATCTGCTCGGCCAGCGTCATGGAGCCGAGCCTAAGGGGCTAGCGGCTGGGCGGCGAGCGTGGAGACGAGCCCGGAGCGGTCCTGCGGTTCAGGCGGCGGCCGGGGAGTCCGGGAAGCGGCGGAGGACGGCATGGCCGAGGATTTCGGCGGCCTCCTCGACGGAGAAGGTGTCGGTATTGAGAACCAGGTGGTAGGCGAGCGGATCGTCGATGTCGGCGTCGAAGTGGGACTTGAGGTGGCGACGGCGGGCGGCGTCCTCCTTCTGGATGTAATCGTGGGCGGCGGCGAGATCGAGCTGGCGGAGGTCGGCGATGCGCTGGGCGCGTTTCCCGGGGGAGCCGACCAGGCGCAGGTGGAAGGCGGTGGGGAGGCTGGCGAGGATGAGATGGGCACCGCGTCCGACGAGGATGCAATTCCCGAGCTGGGCGAGGCCGAGGGTGGTCTCGGCGACCTGCTTGTCGAGGGTGGTGGAGGAGGGGTGAAGGCCGAGGAGTTCCTCCATGGTATCCCGGATGTAGGAGACGCGGTCCTCGGGCATGTAACGGACGAGGGTGGCGGGGAGATTATGTTCGGCGAGAGCTTTCTCGACGAGGCTTCGGTGGAAGACGGTCCACGGGGCACGGTTGCCGGGGCGATGCTTCTGGAGGAACCGGGCGAGGTGTTCGGCGACGGCGATGCCACCGGAGCCGGCCATGCGGGAGAGGGTGACCGTGGGCGGGGTTCGCGGGTGCTCGTGGCGTTTCCAGGGGGCGATCTGGGTCTCGACGTAACTCAGCGCGTGTTCGAGTGAGGCGACGGTATTCATGGCGTCAGGGTGGGGGTGGTTTCTGAAGCTGATCATCTCCACGGCACGGGGAAAGTCTCGTCCCGAATTGGCGGAAGGGCACCGTGGGTTGGCGGGTGTCGAAGGGGCGTCGGTGCATCGTTGAATTGCGGGTGAGGAGGTGGCGAATTGGCGTCTTCGGGCTTTTCCCTGGGGGGGCGCGGGAGTAGAAGGGCCCAGATCGTTCAACCCAGGAAGCCCCATGAAGATCGCACGACGCCAGTTTCTCAAGACTTCGGCCCTTGGTATCGGCGGCGCCATGCTTGGCGCGCAAAGCGGCTGGGCCGCCACCGAGCCGCGCCTTTCTGCCCTTGGGGCTTATGACACGGTGACGCTGGGGCGGACGGGCATTCGGACGTCGCGGGTGAGCATGGGGACCGGGGTGCGGGGAGGGATGCGGGAATCGAATCACACGCGAATGGGGGTGGAGAATGCGCACCGATTGATCCGGGAGATCCATGAGCGTG from Verrucomicrobiia bacterium encodes:
- a CDS encoding class I SAM-dependent rRNA methyltransferase, translated to MPPPVPAPAHPPTERRTPWVQLRTFSYHPTLYPAMIRGASPDATPGSLVAVYDKDGYPFGAGFYHPRARVPLRVLHHGPDAVTEQHLLDQLDRAVALRHDVLRLPDHTDAYRVVHSDGDSLSGLVVDRFADVLSVSVHSLGVFQRLPNWLDHLHRRLGTRHAVIEVDERAARFEGIRRAGAPPPPLQSVKIREHGIRHEVDFAEGHKTGFFCDQRDNRRRLTAFTRGARVLDLCCYTGGFALAARIAGEATEVTGVDLDETAIARARRNANLNQARIEWIHCDAFTWCRQMQKNRERWDVVVLDPPKLVFDREDTDGGTKKYEDLNILGLSLVRPGGLFVTCSCSGMVDEDEFDRIVIKAAHRQGRRLQFLDRTGAAPDHPVLSTCPESRYLKVRWTRVL
- a CDS encoding glutamate-5-semialdehyde dehydrogenase; this translates as MTLAEQMRLLAAEAKCASRGLAKLSTADKDACLRAMADALDRALPALLDANARDLETGRELGLSAAMLDRLKLDGKRVAAMAQGLRDVAALPDPVGRVLDDRTRPNGLRLQKVATPIGVIVIIYESRPNVTADAASLCFKTGNATILRGGKEALHSNRLIAATMVAAARDAVPAFPEHAIQVVPVPDREAIPALLSHPDLVDLCIPRGGEGLIRAVTDCSKVPVIKHYKGVCHIFVDREADPAMAEAIVVNAKCQRPSTCNAAETVLVDWPIATGFLPSLAAQLWERGVELRTDVPTRTLLGMKGRPPEGKLVAAQPDDWSREYNDLILNVRVVDGLGDAIAHISRHGSAHSESIVTRNEAAARRFLLEVDSAAVYWNASTRFTDGAEFGMGAEIGISTDKLGARGPMGLDELCTYKWIGTGTGQIRE
- a CDS encoding cytidylate kinase-like family protein, which translates into the protein MNTVASLEHALSYVETQIAPWKRHEHPRTPPTVTLSRMAGSGGIAVAEHLARFLQKHRPGNRAPWTVFHRSLVEKALAEHNLPATLVRYMPEDRVSYIRDTMEELLGLHPSSTTLDKQVAETTLGLAQLGNCILVGRGAHLILASLPTAFHLRLVGSPGKRAQRIADLRQLDLAAAHDYIQKEDAARRRHLKSHFDADIDDPLAYHLVLNTDTFSVEEAAEILGHAVLRRFPDSPAAA
- the cobA gene encoding uroporphyrinogen-III C-methyltransferase, which translates into the protein MAHGKPGKVYLVGAGPGDPSLLTLRGAQVLGRADVVVHDALVPTALLIRHAPPQAESIPARPTPPAPPRSQEDINRLLIEHARAGRTVVRLKGGDPCLFGRGGEEAEELADAGIPFEIVPGVSSFLAAPASAGIPVTHREYASAVTVVTGHEDPGKPGSMVDWGAVARAHGTKVILMGLERLPAIVEALVAGGLPPTTPVAVIRWGTTARQQTVTGSLADIAEKVRTVGLAAPALAVVGEVVRLRDHLNWFEKRPLFGRRIVVTRRREQAADLTARLEELGAEVLEIPAIAIQAPTARQPVVEALAGLGEYDWIVFSSPNGVSAFFGALLAAYDDIRTLGRARLAAVGPATVARLRDFHVRADAVPSEFLGRHLAAAIAEQESLDNLRILLARAQVANPDVCRELEKHGAIVDDVAFYETLAAPASPSDPHARWLEEGVDWITFTSASTVEHFHKRFPLTALLARHPQLRLASIGPETSKAITALDLSPAAEARPHTLDGLVAALLASDPTR
- the hemC gene encoding hydroxymethylbilane synthase is translated as MAHRRDDETRRVRIATRGSALAMAQSRLVAGLCRDADGRLEVGLQVIKTTGDRMQAASWRASGQTLPKGLFTKELEVALIEGEADLAVHSLKDLPTELPDGLRLGGVLLRADPRDVLVGRRGWDVRCPGGGMEALREGAVVATSSTRRAAQLRWRRPDIRIVGIRGNVPTRLAKLAATQEFDATLLAAAGLERLGIRLDAEGRVLEAEDGSVGGWGLELRGRPLDLEEMLPAPGQAAIGLEIRKGDRRLLALCRRIEDAVSRECVEAERAFLAGFGGGCLSPVAAWARVEGEALRLRAVAFEGERRWEGTGNAPVSGARRLGRTMGREARRALARRSG